One Chitinophagaceae bacterium C216 genomic window carries:
- the pnp_1 gene encoding Polyribonucleotide nucleotidyltransferase, with amino-acid sequence MLQQPIRKTFDLGDGREITIETGRLARQADGSVTVRMGKCILLATVVANKEPREGQDFFPLTVDYQEKFASAGRIPGSFFKREGKLSDYEVLISRLIDRALRPLFPEDYFCEVQVLVTLISSDPEVLPDALACLAASAALAVSDVPIKEVISEVRVARIDGAFKINPTRSEMENADMDFIVAATEKNLLMVEGESEECSEADLIEALGIAHEAIKVQIKAQEELRALKGVSGKREYTKPVNNEAIREKVYAYGTDKVKEIAKGRLSKQDRTERFKLLEEEIAAKLEAEATEENPFTDVERKLIHKYFHDLQYDVVRDMILDDRIRLDGRALDEIRPLDMEVDVLPSPHGSALFTRGETQSLTTVTLGTGLDELLIETAASSKYSKFILHYNFPPFSTGEVKMMRGPGRREIGHGNLAMRSLKQMMPSEAEFGYTVRVVSDILESNGSSSMATVCAGSLALMDAGVPLPKHVAGIAMGLITKGDKYAILSDILGDEDHLGDMDFKVTGTRDGICGVQMDIKVDGLSMDVMREALEQARRGRLHILEHMYKAIPEARPDVKPHAPRVVKMFIDKEFIGAVIGPGGKVIQEIQRETGTTINVEEVNNMGEISIFGVDKDAVIKAEDWIKGIVAVPVVGDVYNATVVSVVPFGVFVEFLPGKQGLVHISEISWKRLESLDGIVKEGDAMKVKLIGTDPKSGKFKLSRKALIPRPERKPPHNNGNNKDHN; translated from the coding sequence ATGTTACAACAACCAATCAGAAAAACTTTCGATCTCGGCGATGGCCGCGAAATCACAATAGAAACGGGTCGTCTTGCGCGTCAGGCAGATGGTTCGGTTACGGTGCGTATGGGGAAATGTATTCTGCTGGCGACCGTAGTGGCCAATAAGGAACCAAGAGAAGGGCAAGACTTTTTCCCACTAACAGTAGATTATCAGGAAAAATTTGCTTCTGCCGGCCGCATTCCGGGTTCATTCTTCAAGCGCGAGGGTAAGCTAAGTGATTATGAGGTATTGATTTCAAGACTTATTGACCGTGCTTTAAGACCCCTCTTCCCTGAAGATTATTTTTGTGAAGTGCAGGTGCTGGTAACGCTTATTAGTAGTGATCCAGAAGTATTACCAGATGCATTGGCCTGTCTGGCTGCTTCAGCTGCGCTAGCAGTGTCAGATGTACCTATCAAAGAAGTGATCAGTGAAGTACGTGTAGCCCGTATCGACGGAGCGTTTAAGATCAATCCTACGCGTTCCGAAATGGAAAACGCTGATATGGACTTTATCGTAGCTGCTACCGAAAAAAATCTGCTAATGGTAGAAGGTGAATCGGAAGAATGCTCCGAAGCCGACCTCATCGAAGCGCTAGGTATAGCACACGAAGCGATCAAAGTTCAAATTAAGGCTCAGGAAGAACTGAGAGCTCTTAAAGGTGTTAGCGGCAAAAGAGAATATACTAAACCGGTTAATAACGAAGCGATTCGCGAAAAGGTATATGCCTACGGAACCGATAAGGTAAAAGAAATAGCCAAAGGCCGCTTATCCAAGCAAGATAGAACCGAAAGATTTAAGCTGCTGGAGGAAGAAATTGCGGCAAAACTCGAAGCGGAAGCTACCGAAGAAAATCCCTTTACCGATGTAGAGCGTAAACTGATACATAAATACTTCCACGATTTGCAGTATGATGTGGTAAGGGATATGATTTTGGACGACCGTATTCGTTTGGACGGTCGCGCGTTAGATGAAATTCGTCCGCTGGATATGGAGGTAGATGTACTGCCTTCGCCCCACGGATCAGCATTATTCACCCGTGGTGAAACTCAGTCGCTTACTACAGTAACCCTCGGAACTGGATTGGACGAACTGCTTATCGAAACTGCCGCTTCTTCTAAATATTCGAAATTCATTCTGCACTATAATTTCCCTCCGTTCTCTACCGGTGAAGTAAAAATGATGCGTGGTCCCGGCCGTAGAGAAATCGGTCACGGTAATCTGGCTATGCGTTCGTTAAAACAAATGATGCCCTCCGAGGCTGAGTTTGGGTATACCGTGCGTGTAGTAAGTGATATCCTTGAGTCAAACGGTTCTTCTTCAATGGCTACAGTATGTGCAGGTTCGTTGGCGTTGATGGACGCCGGGGTGCCACTTCCTAAGCACGTAGCGGGTATTGCTATGGGATTAATTACCAAAGGTGATAAATATGCGATTCTCAGTGATATCCTAGGCGATGAAGACCATCTCGGAGATATGGACTTTAAAGTAACAGGTACTCGCGATGGTATTTGTGGAGTACAGATGGATATTAAAGTAGATGGTCTTTCCATGGATGTAATGCGTGAGGCACTGGAACAGGCAAGACGTGGCCGACTCCATATTCTGGAGCATATGTACAAAGCTATTCCGGAAGCTAGACCGGATGTGAAACCGCACGCACCACGTGTTGTGAAGATGTTTATCGATAAAGAATTCATTGGAGCGGTGATTGGCCCAGGCGGTAAAGTGATTCAGGAAATTCAGCGCGAAACCGGAACTACGATTAACGTAGAAGAAGTAAACAATATGGGCGAGATCAGCATTTTTGGTGTTGACAAAGATGCTGTAATCAAAGCGGAAGACTGGATTAAAGGTATCGTTGCGGTACCTGTAGTGGGCGATGTATACAATGCTACCGTAGTTTCTGTAGTGCCCTTTGGAGTGTTTGTGGAGTTTCTGCCAGGTAAACAAGGTTTGGTGCACATCAGTGAAATTAGCTGGAAACGCCTTGAGTCATTAGATGGTATCGTAAAAGAAGGCGACGCCATGAAAGTGAAACTTATTGGTACAGATCCTAAATCAGGTAAATTCAAGCTTTCCAGAAAAGCGCTGATTCCCCGACCTGAAAGAAAACCGCCTCATAATAACGGCAACAACAAAGACCATAATTAA
- the rpsO gene encoding 30S ribosomal protein S15: MPLTKERNAKIFEEFGGSATNTGSIEGQIAQLTERISQISAHLKQNKKDYSSHRGLMQLVGRRKRFLAYLQKHNLEGYRALIEKLGLRK, encoded by the coding sequence ATGCCACTTACAAAAGAAAGAAACGCAAAGATTTTTGAAGAATTTGGTGGAAGCGCCACTAATACAGGTTCTATCGAGGGCCAAATCGCACAATTAACTGAGCGTATTAGCCAAATCAGTGCACATCTTAAACAGAACAAGAAAGATTACTCTTCACACCGCGGTTTGATGCAGTTGGTGGGAAGACGTAAAAGATTCTTGGCTTATTTACAAAAGCATAATCTGGAAGGTTATCGTGCTTTGATTGAAAAGCTGGGATTAAGAAAATAA
- the ispE gene encoding 4-diphosphocytidyl-2-C-methyl-D-erythritol kinase has translation MVVFSNCKINIGLYITEKRADGYHNLETVFLPLPLYDVLELHDASHTRITVLGQLIPCSTEDNIVYKAYRLLKQDFPNLPEVHFHLLKNIPAGAGLGAGSANGAHALIALNRKFELNLSEGQLIAYAAALGSDCPFFIKNSPCFASGRGEQLEPLTLDLSAYQLIIVNPGIHISTPYAFSLIRPTPAPVNLKEVITLPVEKWRDTIINDFEEAIIKEHPEIEVIKNRLYAAGADFALMSGSGSTVYGLFKKDQEIVTDFPAHYYVKQLAL, from the coding sequence TTGGTTGTTTTCTCTAATTGTAAAATAAATATCGGTTTATACATCACTGAAAAAAGAGCAGACGGGTATCATAATTTGGAAACCGTATTTCTGCCGCTGCCACTTTATGATGTACTGGAGCTTCACGATGCTTCCCATACCCGCATTACTGTTTTAGGGCAACTTATTCCGTGCAGTACAGAAGATAACATTGTATACAAAGCCTACCGACTTTTAAAGCAGGACTTCCCTAACCTCCCCGAAGTGCATTTTCATCTACTGAAAAATATTCCTGCAGGTGCAGGACTCGGAGCAGGAAGTGCAAATGGAGCTCATGCATTGATAGCTTTAAACCGAAAATTCGAATTAAACCTCAGCGAAGGGCAGTTGATCGCTTATGCTGCTGCATTGGGCAGCGATTGTCCTTTTTTTATCAAAAACAGTCCTTGCTTTGCCTCCGGTCGTGGCGAGCAGTTAGAGCCGCTTACTCTTGACCTATCAGCCTATCAACTTATCATTGTCAATCCAGGTATTCATATCTCCACACCATATGCATTTAGCCTCATTCGCCCAACACCTGCCCCTGTAAATTTGAAAGAAGTCATTACACTTCCTGTTGAAAAATGGCGCGACACTATTATTAATGATTTTGAAGAGGCCATCATAAAGGAGCATCCCGAAATTGAAGTAATAAAGAATAGATTATATGCTGCAGGGGCTGATTTTGCTTTAATGAGTGGCAGTGGGAGTACAGTATACGGATTATTTAAAAAAGACCAAGAAATTGTCACCGACTTTCCCGCACACTATTACGTAAAGCAACTGGCACTCTAA